The Stigmatella ashevillena genomic sequence TGCAACAGCCATGCCCCCTGGGACAGATAGCTCAGCAAGAGCGCGGGCAGGGCCAGCATGAACCACGCCCTCCGGATGGGGCGCCGGCCAAAGCTGCCCATGTCCGCGTAGAGCGCCTCCGCGCCCGTGAGGCAGAGGATGACGGCCCCCAGCACCCGGAAGCCGGGCCAGCCCGATTCCTGGAAGAAGCGCACCGCATGCCAGGGATTGAACGCGGCGAGCACCTCCGGCGCGCGCGCCACGCCCCATGCGCCCAACGTACCGATGCTCACGAACCACAGCGCCACGATGGGGCCCAACACGCCCCCCACCTTTCCCGTGCCAAAGGGCTGCACGGCGAAGAGCGCCAGGAGGATGCCTACCGTGAGCGGAACGACATAGGGCTCGAAGATGGGCGTGGCCACCTTCAAGCCCTCCACCGCCGAGAGGACCGAGATGGCCGGTGTAATCACCCCATCCCCGTACAGGAGCGCGGCCCCGAACAGCCCCAGCCCCACCGCCCAACCCGGGCCTCGCCGCGAAGGGCTCTGCCAAAGCAGCGCCACCAAGGCCAGAATGCCGCCCTCGCCATGGTTGTCCACGCGCATCAACAACGTGAGGTACTTGAGGCACACCACCAAGAAGAGCGACCAGATGAACAGCGACAGGACGCCCAGGATGTTGCCCGGCGTTACCGCCACGCCCTGCGTTGGTAGCACGGCGGCGTCACCCGGTGTCCCTTCGCCCCCCCTGGGCGCACGGTCTCCGGGCCGCTCGTGCTCAATCCCCAACGTCCGGTCCACCACTGACTGGACTTTTCTCAGTCCTTCCAGTGGGTTACCCCCCATGACGCGGGGGGCCATGGGGGCGTGGAAACGTTTTTCAGGGGGAATCGTCCGTGAGCCAGAGGATGGGGAACCCGACGGACGAAGAACTCATGGACCGTTTCTGCCAGGGAGAACAAGACGCGTTCGAGACGCTCTTCGCCCGGCACGCCGGGCGCGTGCAGGGCTTTCTCACGCGAATGGTGCGGGACGGGCCCCTCGCGGAGGATTTGCTTCAGACCACCTTTCTGTCCGTCATCCGGGCCCGGGGACGCTTTGAGCCCGGCACCCGCTTCGCGCCCTGGCTGCTGACCATCGCCGCCAACGCCGCCCGGGATGCGCTGCGCCACCGCCACCACGTGGACGCGTACGCCCGGGAGAACCCCGGTACACCCACCTCCGTGCCGCCGGCTTTGGGAGATCCCGCCGCGCGCAAGCACATCGAGGATGCGCTGCAGCAGTTGCCTCCGGAGCAACGCGAGGCCGTCATCCTCGCCAAGGTCGAGGGCTGGTCCTTCGAGGAGATCGCCTCGCTCCGGGAGATCAGCGTGGGCGCCGCCCGCCTCCGGGCCCACCGAGGATACGAGAAGCTCCGGCAGTTGCTGGGCGGGCTGGGAGAGCCATGAAGTCCCCTTCCCTCGATGCCCTGCTCGCGCAGGCCCCTCCTTCCCACGCCGACGCCTTGGAACGGGCCCTGGCCGGCGCGCGCCAGGAGTTGGCCTTGAAGCGGCCGGTCCGCCGGTGGCGCACCCAGGCCGCCTGGGTCTTCGCCACGCCCGTGGCCCTGGTGCTCGCCATCGCCGCGGCCCTGCTCCTCGCGGGCCAGGCCTCCCTGGACTTCCTGCTCGGGCGGTGGCCCCTCTTCGCGCTGCTGTGGCTCACCGCGGGGGTCTGCACCTGGGGCGCGGTCTCGCCTCGGGGACGCCGGGCACGCCTCGCAGGCATTGGGCTGGCCACCGCCAGCGCCGCCGCGCTCGTGCTCTCCCGCGGCACGCCCCACACGGCCTCCACGCTCTCGGGGTGGGTGTGCACCGTCAGCCATGCCGGCGTCGCCTTGTTGCCCATGGCCGTGGCGCTGCTCACCTTGCGCAACGCCGCCTTCCATCCCTTACGGGCCCTCGTCGCGGGCCTCGCCGTGGGCACCACCGGCGCCCTCGTGGGCGAGTTGGCGTGTGCGCAAGGCTGGCGCCATGTGGCGGGCTATCACCTGTCCGCGTGGGCCCTCGTCGCGGGCGCGTCGCTCGCGATGTCCAAGTTCCTCAAACCCCGATCCTTTGCCCCATGATCCGAGATCCTTCGCTCATCGTCACCGTGGATGTGGAAGGTGCCCCCGTGCGGATCGGCGAGCCGGTGCGGATCGTCACCGCCTCGCAGGAGGACTCCGTCGATCAGCGGTTCCTCGGACGCACGGGCATCGTGGTGGCGCTGGTGTTTGACGATCCCTGGCTTCAGTACCCGGCCGATCCCCTGATCCGGGTCCGTGTTCACGGCCTGGGCGAGGACCTGTTCTTCGTGAGGGAACTCGACGGCGTGTCCGAGCGGGTGGGTCCCCCCTTCCGGGCGTTGCCTCCCGCGCGGGCGTGTTAGCGCGCCAGGCCTCCTCATCGCATGGACACGGTCCGGGCTCGCCACTCCGCGGAGCTCCACCGCTGGAAGGTGCCCGAGTCCTGGGGCCGCTCGGCGCTGGCCAGCGGCACCAGCGTCTCGCGCTTGAGCACCTGGAACGAGGTCTTCACCTTGCCCTCCACTTGCGCCTCGCGTGCCACCAGCAGGCGCGAGCCGTCCGGTGAGAAGCCCGCCAGTTCCACATAGCCGAGCCCCGGCTCGGTGGCCGCGGGCGTCAGCGTGTCCAGACGCCACTCGGGCCCTTCCTGGTGGAAGACCCACAACTCCGTCCACCCCTCCAGCATCTGCACGGCCACCGTGACGGCCGAACCATCCGAGGTCCTCCGGATGGAACCCGGCCACACCACACCATAGGTGCAGCGTTCCGCCAGGGGGCTCTCGGTATCGTCTCCCAGCCGCAGGCACGTCTCTCCGGGACGCGCCTGGCTCAGCTCCAGCACAGGGCCCGCGCCCGCTTTCTCCGGCACCCGCTCCGAGGCCCACCGCGAGGCGCCCACCCGCACCGCCGCCACCGCATAGGCAGAACGGTCCTCTTCCGCCAGCTCCGACTTCAGCACGCGCGCCAGGGACTCCACGGCGCGCTCACTGGCCTGGACGCTCGCGTCCACCTCGCCTCGCCGGGCCCGGTGGTAGGCCAGCGCCGCGAACACCTCGGCCCGCCGCACGTGCAGCCGGTTGGCCATCCACGCGGGCAACTGCGCGGTGTCCACCTGCTCCAGCACCTCTCCCCGCCAGACATCGATCGCCTGGCGCTGCACCGGACCCAGCTCAGGGTCCACGCACTCCGGCCGCGTCAGCGCGAGCGCCGCCCGCAGCCTCGCCTGCGGGCTCCCCCCGAGCGCCAGCACCCGGCGGAACGCCTCCCCGTCGTAGCAGATGCGGGTCCGCCCCTCCTGCTCCAGGCTGACCAGCTTCACCCCATACATCCCCGCCACCTCCAAGTGCGCCGCCAGCGCCTCGTCGGTGCTCTTGCGCACGGAGGCCCTTCGGGCCAGCCGTTCCGCCAGCGTGCCCAGCGCATCGAAGAGCTCCGGCCCCACCTCGTGGGCAGGGGCCGCGCGCAACAGCGCCGCCGCGTACCCGATGCCCAGCGCCTCCGAGCCCGGCGTGTCCTTCAGGAACTCCAGTACCGCCCGGAGCTGCGGCACGCTCTGCTCTTCCAGGCGATAGACGCGGACCTGGTGCTCACGCACGTAGCCGGGGCGCTCGCGGCGGTGGTCGTAGACCTGGAGGTAGCCCTGCCGCTCTCCCCGGACCTCCAGCCACTCGCCCTGCCAGAGGGTGGCCTGGCGGGTGGCCGCATCCTGGGGGGCCGCGCGCAGGGAGACAGGGTCCTGAACGACGATGGCGATG encodes the following:
- a CDS encoding KUP/HAK/KT family potassium transporter, coding for MAPRVMGGNPLEGLRKVQSVVDRTLGIEHERPGDRAPRGGEGTPGDAAVLPTQGVAVTPGNILGVLSLFIWSLFLVVCLKYLTLLMRVDNHGEGGILALVALLWQSPSRRGPGWAVGLGLFGAALLYGDGVITPAISVLSAVEGLKVATPIFEPYVVPLTVGILLALFAVQPFGTGKVGGVLGPIVALWFVSIGTLGAWGVARAPEVLAAFNPWHAVRFFQESGWPGFRVLGAVILCLTGAEALYADMGSFGRRPIRRAWFMLALPALLLSYLSQGAWLLHHPGSTDAPFFRSLPGGALYPMVALATLATVVASQALISAVFSLTHQAIQLGYCPPLHIVHTSSGHMGQIYLPGVNGALMLACVGVVLAFRSSGALAAAYGVAVAETMLITTVLFAAVVRARWHWPAWGWMPMVGVFLALDLSFLGANVLKVAERGAGSRWRSGLRPSC
- a CDS encoding RNA polymerase sigma factor, with the protein product MGNPTDEELMDRFCQGEQDAFETLFARHAGRVQGFLTRMVRDGPLAEDLLQTTFLSVIRARGRFEPGTRFAPWLLTIAANAARDALRHRHHVDAYARENPGTPTSVPPALGDPAARKHIEDALQQLPPEQREAVILAKVEGWSFEEIASLREISVGAARLRAHRGYEKLRQLLGGLGEP
- a CDS encoding DUF1109 domain-containing protein, coding for MKSPSLDALLAQAPPSHADALERALAGARQELALKRPVRRWRTQAAWVFATPVALVLAIAAALLLAGQASLDFLLGRWPLFALLWLTAGVCTWGAVSPRGRRARLAGIGLATASAAALVLSRGTPHTASTLSGWVCTVSHAGVALLPMAVALLTLRNAAFHPLRALVAGLAVGTTGALVGELACAQGWRHVAGYHLSAWALVAGASLAMSKFLKPRSFAP
- a CDS encoding Carotenogenesis protein CarS, translating into MIRDPSLIVTVDVEGAPVRIGEPVRIVTASQEDSVDQRFLGRTGIVVALVFDDPWLQYPADPLIRVRVHGLGEDLFFVRELDGVSERVGPPFRALPPARAC